From the Naumovozyma dairenensis CBS 421 chromosome 10, complete genome genome, the window ATGCACTTGAATCAGCAACGTCGTTATTCATAACAATTATTGGCAAAAAACTAGAAGTGGACTTGGAAAAATACGTTGACTTATGTTTGACATCTATTCCATACCAAGAATTTATAAAAGTTTGCCCTATTATTGTTGAAAATTTCTCTACTGGAAAGTACAATTCTACATGGTTAGAAGGTATCGACTTGAGTTGGCAGTTAAAAAAAGGAACAGCTGGTATAACTTACGATAATTGTTGCTTagcaatatttttcaataagtTTTTTATGTCACTGGCAGCCGAAAAAGGAATAGATACCTTAAATTCTGAAACAATTACTATACAAACGAAGGAACAAACACAACAAACAGAACCCTCACCGTCTGTATCATCAACGGACAACCAAGAAGGGCTTGTAATGAAACCTAATCAAACGAAGAAGAGAATCTCGAAAAAAGACgtatttgataaaatcaaaatccTTGTTGATGTAATAGAGAAAAATAGTACGCAATGATATACACAATATTCGTGAGATATCCTTTACCTACCTACAAATATAGTCTATAAAATGAAGTAAAAATATGAAGAGATGACTCTGTATGAATGTTATTAGTTTTAGTTACAATTATTTAATCTATAAAATTAGGGGAAGGGGCTCTTAGTATTCATCAACGATTTTGTCAGAATTCCATTTCTCTTTTGCTTCCAAGTAAATAACTCTTAGTTTTTCATAAGATGAACATGTATCCTTGAAATCCAGCATAATCTTCTGGGCGTCAATAGTGAACTTGGGTGACGGATTAATTCTACCAATAATATTCGCTGGATTTACTCTCGAAATATACACATTATTTGGTgctaaaaataaatcacCATTTTCTCGAATTTCTGCCATATAAGCTCCTgatatatgtatgtactGGGCATACTTGAACTGTGGTTTCCCCCACGAATATATGATGTTAAAAGAAATGTCCCTATCTTGCAAGAACTTGGAGGCTCTATTGTCAAGTAAGAAACCAGatgatttcaataaatagATATGATAGTAGAACTTACTTTTGGAATACAATTCATTGTCATAAAATTCTGGGTCTTCCCAAGGATTAATGGCCAGATGAATCTCAACAAAGGAATGGAAGGGATTAGTCGTAGGAATAGAACATAATTCTTCCCAAGGAATTTCAATTAACTTCAAACCATATCGCTCACAAAGTCTTGACCAATTACCAACGAGGTCATCAACTAGTTTCGGAGTAGTTGTAAGCCATTCCAATCGAATATGAAAGCAGTGTTCGGGATTATGGACTCTATCGTAGTGAACCGTACatatttcttgtttatatgattttttcatAGGATCCACATCGATTATAAGTGAATTACTCAAAATGATATTCGGTTTAGCCACGTCTGAGTCCTCGTGTGTTTCGCTGTCATTCAAACCACCACTATGTCTCTCAGTAGCAGAACTATATGAATTGGCATTACTCATAACGAGAGAAAGCTTAGTTGTTGCCGTTTCAGAAATACTTCCCGTAGATTTTCTTGTCACTGATCGAGCAATAGTAGAAGGAAGCTCTTCTGTCGGCGCATTTGAACTGGTACGTGATTCCATAACATATTTCGGAGATAATTGATAGAAATAATGTCCATCTAAGAAACCATGCTTGTTAAGGACATGAACGAATAAACCACTTTTCATTAGATGTTGTCCATACTCGAGAGCTTCTTCCCTACTTTCAATATCAGAAAATCTAAGAATCAGCCAAGTTACCATCTCAGAACCAACAAAACAGTTCTTATGCTGTTTCCAATGCCAGTTACGATTGGTCAATTTGAGTTTATTTGATCCACATTGCAGTTCATACGCCAACTTTCTAAGgtcaatatctttatttaatttgCTATCATCCttaacaaaaattgaatctTTGAGATCGATAACGTCTTTCTCCAATAGTTCCTGCTGATCATTAACGAAATTAAATAGGGATCCCGTGTAGAACATGACTTCGGGTTGTATTTCTTCCTTTCTAGTCTGTTCCGCgaccttttctttttcagtCTTTAATCTTGCCTTTGTTACTGAGGCAATCAAACGACGCAAACCTTCAACTCTAATTTCTTCTGGTGTTAATGTTTCGTTTCTACCATTAACAGTCATGGTGAAAGTGTTTGTTGGAATTTCCGCAGGTAGTACAACGAATTTGGATCTGAAACCTGTCCATGTCTTGTCTTGTGCATAGTCTGTGTAACCTGCTAATGCTTGGTCAATTTGGTTCCAATTCAGAGACTCTCTTGTAACATGTATTGGATCCATCATTGTTTCTCGATAGTCATTTTGGTATCTTGTTTTAACTAATGGTCTATAAGTCGGGACTTGATCGAACGGGTTTAAATCATCTTTTCTTAAATATCTTTTAACATCTATAATACCATTCATATTATCACATTCAATTCTATGAATTTCTAAATCAATCATCATGTATATAATGAACCTGTCTGCTGATTTATTATCCGGTATGTAGATATTACAAGACGATAAATTGTTACCGTCTCTTCGATTACTATGAGTGATTTCCACTTTTTCTACTTGGTCTCCAAAACAAATTTGGAACCCCATTACCAATCGCATATAGATCATGTTTCGGAGGAGATCTTTGGCAGTTTGATTGTACAAATCTTGATCAATACTTAACGAAACCGAATGATTAcctaaaaataaattagtttcaaaattatgTTTTGACACGAATTCAGAAATAGTTGTCGGTAATTCTGCAGGTGTTGTGAAAGATCTCCATTTGCTGTAGCGTTTGGGTACCAATCTTGGCCACACATCTTTCCAACGTACGGGAAGAAATAAGTCtgtattttcaatttcgaCAGGGATGGATGGATTTCTAATTTCTAGCCAAGTCTCATTAGGAACATTGAaatagttttttttatttaatgtTTGCTTCAGCTCCAGTTTTGACTTCGTTGAGtctaatatattataataattctttttatcttgtagtgatgaaatttttgatgaatttaatgTATCTTGGTATGAGTGTGCATTAGGGGAAATACTATTTGCATTATGTTTCCCGTTAGGTTGATTCCCAAACATTGACAAgtttttcttgataatgGGCATACTTTGCATCGGAATgatattggtattattgtCAACCTCTCGTTCTAACACATCACCTCGTCTATTGCGATTAAGCTCCGATCTGGCggattttgaatttctgATAGAGTTACCATCAATATCCTTAGCGGGTAATATCTTATTTAACATTCTATTGGTAAAATCCCTCAGTGAATGTTTCTTTGAGATCCCTTTCAAAGAATCTAATGCCAAAGAACCATTAGGTTGGTTCGATTCAACTTGATCTAAATTGAGAGAATTCTTGGTCTCATCAgatgttgctgttgttggATACATAGCAGCCAATACCTGAGGTTTTTGGACATCTTCTAATACAGGTGACGCGAATTTGGAACCTTTCCAAACTATAGCTTTtgattgaataatattatctGGATTATTTAAAGGTATATTAGTATCCGTTTGatcatttatatttttgtcATTAGAAGTCGCGATGGATTTTTCTATATTCATATCATTGGCAACAAAAACTGTAGTTTTAAATTCTAAATTGGAATAATCGAATACTTCGTTATCATACTGTTCCATGAATTGagaaattgattttgtattaattttattaaaaaactGTAATGGGTtgatttcttgttcttcgcaaatttcattttctgtcAGTCCCATCATTTGCAAATCATGGATCTTACATCTAGGATGCCATTGTTcaatattaccattatcattccaaaaaaatatactaaACCAATTCGGTATGGCATAATGCAAATCACCTTGATAATCCAAGTATCTGAAAAGTGGGACAACATGTAATGGTGCTCTTTGAAGACAAATCAAATCCATTGTCATTtctaaagataataattttttcccTGTTAGACGTAGAAGATCATAATCAACGTCATATAAACCTGTACCAGGAGTTATTATCATGAGATGAGTAGTTGTATGACGTAAATCTAATTGTTTAAATGGATTCGTTAAGGTTGTTGTGGcaaaatttatcatctcAAGGaaatttgatttaattaCTGGAGCAAATTGaccatttattattctattattattttcagtTTTAATTGTCAATAAATCCTTTGTTAAATTCATAAATTCCTTTCTTAATGTATCCATGATTCCAACCCAATGGATTATATTAACTTGATCCACTACTATTCTATAATAATctattgaatttgataatctttcacctggtttcaaatttctGAATGAAGTATCAGAAGATCTATCTATTGATATAGCGAATGCAATTGTTAAATTATGATGAgtatcaatatttttccattttttaaaaattttagggaagaatgaattaatcattttttggaaaatttgttcaccattttcatcaaaatccCACATTTCTTGAgtaatttgaattaaaaaGATTAATTTTGCAGATTCAGATCTAAATATTATCTttgtattttcattaatatatgATGATAAGATTTTCTCAccatttttatatattcccTTTATTGTTCCTCTTATGATATTATTCCAAAAtgttaatttttcattcataAATACGcaagaattaattaatcTTGATGAAATGTCCCACATATCTCCTCTATTGAGTAAACaatctttaatattaatttctATAAGATCAGCATGATAttgtttcttgttttgttggatttcttgttgttgtggtaTAAGAGAATCAACactttgtatttttttcaagataGTTTTCGATTTTAATGGTAaatctaataaattttgtaattgacctgatttaattgatattaaagaaCCTTTTgatcttcttttaatttcttgattaaaatttttagcaattaaataaattttcttttttcgATTTATAAagtcattatttttattattattattatttgggATTGGGATAGTTTTCAATTGACAAAGATCACCTTCTTTAATATCAGGTAATTGTtctaaatttaataatatttgatcTTCAGATATCCTTGATTCATGGTACGAGATCTCTAGTTCATATTGTATTGgtgttgctgttgttgtatttgtatttgtcGCTGtatttgtaatattttctattcGTGTCGTTCTgtcattattttgataGGATTGACGTTTGTTGAAGATATGATGCAAAGAGGAAGAAAGTGGTGCCCTTCTACGCAATGTTGAAGagttatcattaataatgttGAATGTATTCTCGTTTGTTTCACCattgatattgttattattattattattattattattatttcctaCGATTAAATTTCCAgcatttaatgatattgtaTTAGGATGCGTTGTTGTATTGGCGGTAGTTATTacttgatgaatttgatcaGGTATAGGTCTATTCAATGAGGGTGACAATTGGTGCTTTTTAGTGTTTTTAGCTCTTAAACTGGAGAACATTGGTTAATAAGTaagtgatgatgatattgatacGATGCATGAAGTTGCCTTTTTCTGGTAAAGCAACTTGATATCCGTTGCTTACCAAAAGAATTGATATAGGTAAAGGGATATGTCAGTAAGAAGTTACCATCTATTATAGCAGAAAGAATCTTCCAATCTCAAGATAAGAACCCAAAAGAGATTAGGTTTTATTCATATTGTTATAGAGTTGACAGATAATAGTATCTGGTACTATATATGTTGGTATTTTCCGAAGATTGTAGGGTTAATAAAATGACAGGTTAGGGTAGTATAGAATAACCCTCGGCTTCTATTCATACCCTAAATTGTTTCTAACTCTCCGTTATCTGTAAAGTCATGTGTGTAACACCCACACCCACTTTCCAGTCACGTGCatccaaatattatttttttgctCAAAAAGATTCCAACTCTAATGTCACGtgacaataaaaaaaaccaAACTTAAATCCCACAGTTTTCAATGCCTTTTTCTCTGAACCGCCTGGCATTCACAACGGAGATGACTCTATGTACTGCACAGGACAAGGGAGACTCTATGAAGACCACGAAGACCACGAAGACTACCCACCGAGGAAGCCACACACCACACTATGATGAACGCATTCCACAGTCtcaacaaacaacaatcGTGAAACGTAAGAAcatcaaataattaattgattgaaGACACAAGGGAACAAGTCGCAAGGAAACAAGACACAAGGAAACAAGGAAAGAGGGAAACAAGGGAGGATTTTGCATTATCAGTAAATAGTCTCGAGAAATGCTCAGTGGAAAAATTTCCCCTGCACATAAACGGTGATTCAAAGATTTCATAATCATCGCAATTtttgtgaaaaatttatcttAGACAGTTcgagatattattatatatatatatatatgtattatattactTGTATCTATCTACATCTACTCACTTACTTAGTCAATCACTCGTTCTTGCTTTGAACTGCTAACGAAAACAGCAAaccaaacaaaaataaGATAGACTCACTGACCATAAATCCAACAAACATGACAACGTCTACAACTTTAACTTTGTCTCAACTGTTGGTGGAATTGGCTCAAAATTCTATCAAGAGTGAtggaaaaaatatcaatgatTCATACAACATATTCTATACTACCGCAACAAAGAATACCGTATCTGAATTTTCTACCATACCAAATTCCACAagattattaaatcatgaAGATCCATTCAATTACATTAAGAGTCATCTTgcaaatgataaattaaatacTATCTTCACTAATGAATTGACCATCTTGAAAGCTTTACCTCATTTATTAGATTCCTCTTTCCAAGGTAAACCAATCGTTATTAACATTGATTTAGATTTACAAGATTATTCGGTCATTCCTTCATTGAAAGATCTACCATTTTCTATTTTCATAtcaaatgattcaaatgaaatcattgaaaattcCAAGTTAATTCAAGAGATTACcataaattctttaataccAATCTTAcatttcatcaattataAGAAGATCAATCAATTACAGAAACATATCCcattcaatgaaaatgatttccaacaatttgattcaattcCAAATGAACCTGAAACTTTTGATTTCCAATCAGAACCTGCtaacaaatttttcaatttgtttgTTCCAAATGATTCTGAAAATAAACCTTCTACTcttttaattaatttatctCCTTATcatgaagaatttaaacAAAATTTACCTTCTAATGATGTCGctttattatctttcaaGATTTATAGACCATggaatttatcaaaattattatctataATCCCATCTTCTATCAGAAAATTCGCTATCATTCAAGGTGCTGCCATTGATACCACTTCCAACACAACAACTTCAACTCCAACTTCAACTTTCCAACCTTTATTGTTAGATTTCTTCTCTGATTTTAATCTATTAGTAGAGAAATCCATCGATCAACTCATTGTGACTAATGTTGGTATCTTAACTAAGGATTTTAAAGATACTCTAGAAATCATAGTTAATAACGTGAAAAAGCAAAATCCAATTCAATCTTTATTCTTAGGTAAATCAAATGATCTTATTActgaaattgattcaacaatcctttcatcttcttcatcactaTCAAATGTTCAAAATTTAGAAAACGCTTATTTGAAAGTATTAAGacaattatttaattcaaatttaaatattttaaatgaatattcaaGTGAAACTGTTCAAGCAAATAATCCAGAATTCGGTTTCGGTAATTTCTTACAAAATGAAACCGTtcattcaaaattattatcattagccaagaaatcattagatccatcattatataattctaCAAAGGCTAAtgaaattgttcaattatTATCCAAATGGATTGGTTTCCATGATAAAAAGATAAACTTAAACGAAtccaaattattagaagCAAATGAAATTGCTCATCAATTATTCGATCTTTTACAATCAAATCAAGATTCACAAACTGCTTTGAATTTCTTACAAATTGCTCCAACTATTGAtcaattccttttcaaatcaaacTGGTTAATTGGTTCTGACGCTTGGTCTTACGATTTAGGTCATTCCGGTATTCATCAAGTATTGGCAtcacaaaaaaatattaacgTACTATTAATCGATTCGGAACCATATGACGTTAGAAAATCTTCTCCACGTAGTAAGAAAGACGTTGGTTTATATGCAATGAATTTTAACGACGTTTATGTCGCTTCTGTCGCGGTTTATTCATCTTACACACAACTATTAACTGCTATCATTGAAGCTTCTCAATTTAACGGTCCATCCATAGTCTTAGCTTATTTACCTTATCATTCGGAAAATGATACtccaattgaaattttaaaGGAAACTAAAAATGGTGTTGAGTCCGGTTACTGGCCattatatagatataatCCATCAAaggaagatattgaaaatgaagatgtaTTTAAATTAGATTCATCCGTCATTAGAaatgaattacaaaaattctTAGATcgtgaaaataaattaactCTATTGGCTGAAAAGGATGCTCAATTCGCAagagatttgaaaaattctgaAACTGATATCATCACTCAAAAGCAAGAAAGAAGAGCAAAAGCTgcatttgatgaattattagaaggTTTATCTGGTCCACCTTTACATATTTATTATGCTTCTGATGGTGGTAACGGTACTAATTTAGCTAAGAGATTAGCAAACCGTGCTGCTGCAAGAGGTTTGAAAGCTACCGCTTTATCCATGGATGATATCATTTTGGAAGATTTACCAGGTGAAGAAAATGTTATCTTTATTACTTCCACTGCTGGTCAAGGTGAATTCCCACAAGATGGTAAGGCATTTTGggataatattaaatctTCTACTGATTTagatttgaattctttaaatgtCGCTGTTTTCGGTCTTGGTGATTCCATGTATTGGCCACGTAAAGAAGATAAAcattatttcaataaacCTGCTAAGGATCTTTACAAACGTTTAGAATTATTGACTGCTAATCCAATTGCTCCAATAGGATTAGGTGATGATCAAGATGCTGATGGTTATCAAACTGCTTATGAACCATTTGAAAATGCAATTTGGGAATTCTTTGGTGTTGACAACGTTGCCGTGGAAGATGAACCAAAACCATGGACTAATGAAGATATGAAAATTAATTCTGATTTCTTAAGAGGTACTATCGTAGAAAGTATTGCTGACCCAACTACTGGTAATATTCACCCTTACGATGCTCAGCTGACTAAATTCCATGGATGTTATATGCAAGATGATCGTGATATTAGAGATATTCGTAAAGCTCAAGGTTTAGAACCATTATACAGTTTCATGTCAAGAATTAGATTACCTGGTGGTCAACTTACTCCAGAACAATGGTTAGCAATGGATAAAATTAGTTCAACTGTTGGTAATGGTACAATGAAAGTTACTACAAGAGCAACTTTTCAGTTACACGGTAttattaaacaaaatatgaaaCATGCAATCAGAGCTATGAATTCCGTCTTATTAGATACTTTGGCTGCTTGTGGTGATGTTAATAGAAATGTCGTGGTTACGGCTTTACCTGCCAATGCTAAGGTTCATACCCAAGTTGCCAAAATGGGTGCCAATATTTCTGAATATTTCTTACCAAAGACTACTGCATATCATGAAATTTGGTTAGAAGGTTTAGATGATagagatgatgataaatcaTGGCCTGAAACCTTTGCCAATAGAAAGGAAGGTccaagaaagaagaaaacttTAGTTAGTGGTAATGCTCTAGTGGATATCGAACCAATCTATGGCCCAACTTATTTACCaagaaaattcaaagtTAATATTGCTGTTCCACCTTATAATGATGTAGATGTTTTCTCTTCAGATATTGGTCTTATTGCTATCCTTGATGAAGCTACTCACGAAGTTATTGGTTACAACATGTATGCTGGTGGTGGTATGGGTACAACTCataacaacaagaagaCATATCCAAGAACTGGTTCTTTGTTAGGTTTCGTTAAGCCAGAAGATGTTATTCCTGCTATTCAAAGTGTTATGATTATTCAAAGGGATAGTGGTGATCGTAAAGAACGTAAACATGCTCGTTTAAAGTATACTATTGATGATATGGGTAATGATGTCTTTAGAGAAAAAGTTGAAGAAGGTATGGGTAAAAAATTCGGTCCAGAACGTCCATATGAATTCAAATCTAATATCGATTACTTTGGTTGGGTTAAAGATGAAACTGGGTTAAATCATTTCACTGcattcattgaaaatggtAGAATTGTTGATACTCCAGATGCTCCTCAAAAAACTGGGTTAAGAAAAGTAGctgaattattacaaaagaATAAATCTGGTCAATTTAGATTAACAGCGAATCAACATGTCTTAATCTCTAACATTGAAGATCAACACTTAGATGGTGTTAAAGCTATCTTGAAAGCATACCAATTAGATAACAATTCTCTCAGTGCATTAAGATTAGGTTCTTCATCATGTGTCGGTTTACCAACATGTGGTTTAGCAATGGCTGAATCAGAACGTTATTTACCTGTTTTAATCACtcaaattgaagatattcTAGAAGAATATGGTTTACGTCATGATTCTGTTATTATGAGAATGACTGGTTGTGCTAATGGTTGTTCCCGTCCATGGTTAGCTGAATTGGCTTTAATCGGTAAAGCTCCTCATACTTATAATTTGATGCTTGGTGGAGGTTACTATGGTCAAAGAATTAACAAGTTATATAGAGCTTCTGTTaaggatgatgatattttagATATTTTAAAACCATTATTTAAGAGATGGGCATtagaaagagaagaaggCGAACATTTTGGTGATTTCTTAATTAGAGTTGGTATTGTTAATGCAACTACTGAAGGTAAATATTTCcatgatgatattaaagaagatgCTTATTAGAGAAACTTGTactttaaagaaaaaattatttatttatttatttattttatttagtGATCCATTACACacatttatttatttgttaatTGACGTTATact encodes:
- the IML1 gene encoding GTPase-activating protein IML1 (similar to Saccharomyces cerevisiae IML1 (YJR138W); ancestral locus Anc_4.373) is translated as MFSSLRAKNTKKHQLSPSLNRPIPDQIHQVITTANTTTHPNTISLNAGNLIVGNNNNNNNNNNNINGETNENTFNIINDNSSTLRRRAPLSSSLHHIFNKRQSYQNNDRTTRIENITNTATNTNTTTATPIQYELEISYHESRISEDQILLNLEQLPDIKEGDLCQLKTIPIPNNNNNKNNDFINRKKKIYLIAKNFNQEIKRRSKGSLISIKSGQLQNLLDLPLKSKTILKKIQSVDSLIPQQQEIQQNKKQYHADLIEINIKDCLLNRGDMWDISSRLINSCVFMNEKLTFWNNIIRGTIKGIYKNGEKILSSYINENTKIIFRSESAKLIFLIQITQEMWDFDENGEQIFQKMINSFFPKIFKKWKNIDTHHNLTIAFAISIDRSSDTSFRNLKPGERLSNSIDYYRIVVDQVNIIHWVGIMDTLRKEFMNLTKDLLTIKTENNNRIINGQFAPVIKSNFLEMINFATTTLTNPFKQLDLRHTTTHLMIITPGTGLYDVDYDLLRLTGKKLLSLEMTMDLICLQRAPLHVVPLFRYLDYQGDLHYAIPNWFSIFFWNDNGNIEQWHPRCKIHDLQMMGLTENEICEEQEINPLQFFNKINTKSISQFMEQYDNEVFDYSNLEFKTTVFVANDMNIEKSIATSNDKNINDQTDTNIPLNNPDNIIQSKAIVWKGSKFASPVLEDVQKPQVLAAMYPTTATSDETKNSLNLDQVESNQPNGSLALDSLKGISKKHSLRDFTNRMLNKILPAKDIDGNSIRNSKSARSELNRNRRGDVLEREVDNNTNIIPMQSMPIIKKNLSMFGNQPNGKHNANSISPNAHSYQDTLNSSKISSLQDKKNYYNILDSTKSKLELKQTLNKKNYFNVPNETWLEIRNPSIPVEIENTDLFLPVRWKDVWPRLVPKRYSKWRSFTTPAELPTTISEFVSKHNFETNLFLGNHSVSLSIDQDLYNQTAKDLLRNMIYMRLVMGFQICFGDQVEKVEITHSNRRDGNNLSSCNIYIPDNKSADRFIIYMMIDLEIHRIECDNMNGIIDVKRYLRKDDLNPFDQVPTYRPLVKTRYQNDYRETMMDPIHVTRESLNWNQIDQALAGYTDYAQDKTWTGFRSKFVVLPAEIPTNTFTMTVNGRNETLTPEEIRVEGLRRLIASVTKARLKTEKEKVAEQTRKEEIQPEVMFYTGSLFNFVNDQQELLEKDVIDLKDSIFVKDDSKLNKDIDLRKLAYELQCGSNKLKLTNRNWHWKQHKNCFVGSEMVTWLILRFSDIESREEALEYGQHLMKSGLFVHVLNKHGFLDGHYFYQLSPKYVMESRTSSNAPTEELPSTIARSVTRKSTGSISETATTKLSLVMSNANSYSSATERHSGGLNDSETHEDSDVAKPNIILSNSLIIDVDPMKKSYKQEICTVHYDRVHNPEHCFHIRLEWLTTTPKLVDDLVGNWSRLCERYGLKLIEIPWEELCSIPTTNPFHSFVEIHLAINPWEDPEFYDNELYSKSKFYYHIYLLKSSGFLLDNRASKFLQDRDISFNIIYSWGKPQFKYAQYIHISGAYMAEIRENGDLFLAPNNVYISRVNPANIIGRINPSPKFTIDAQKIMLDFKDTCSSYEKLRVIYLEAKEKWNSDKIVDEY
- the MET5 gene encoding sulfite reductase (NADPH) subunit beta (similar to Saccharomyces cerevisiae ECM17 (YJR137C); ancestral locus Anc_4.370); amino-acid sequence: MTTSTTLTLSQLLVELAQNSIKSDGKNINDSYNIFYTTATKNTVSEFSTIPNSTRLLNHEDPFNYIKSHLANDKLNTIFTNELTILKALPHLLDSSFQGKPIVINIDLDLQDYSVIPSLKDLPFSIFISNDSNEIIENSKLIQEITINSLIPILHFINYKKINQLQKHIPFNENDFQQFDSIPNEPETFDFQSEPANKFFNLFVPNDSENKPSTLLINLSPYHEEFKQNLPSNDVALLSFKIYRPWNLSKLLSIIPSSIRKFAIIQGAAIDTTSNTTTSTPTSTFQPLLLDFFSDFNLLVEKSIDQLIVTNVGILTKDFKDTLEIIVNNVKKQNPIQSLFLGKSNDLITEIDSTILSSSSSLSNVQNLENAYLKVLRQLFNSNLNILNEYSSETVQANNPEFGFGNFLQNETVHSKLLSLAKKSLDPSLYNSTKANEIVQLLSKWIGFHDKKINLNESKLLEANEIAHQLFDLLQSNQDSQTALNFLQIAPTIDQFLFKSNWLIGSDAWSYDLGHSGIHQVLASQKNINVLLIDSEPYDVRKSSPRSKKDVGLYAMNFNDVYVASVAVYSSYTQLLTAIIEASQFNGPSIVLAYLPYHSENDTPIEILKETKNGVESGYWPLYRYNPSKEDIENEDVFKLDSSVIRNELQKFLDRENKLTLLAEKDAQFARDLKNSETDIITQKQERRAKAAFDELLEGLSGPPLHIYYASDGGNGTNLAKRLANRAAARGLKATALSMDDIILEDLPGEENVIFITSTAGQGEFPQDGKAFWDNIKSSTDLDLNSLNVAVFGLGDSMYWPRKEDKHYFNKPAKDLYKRLELLTANPIAPIGLGDDQDADGYQTAYEPFENAIWEFFGVDNVAVEDEPKPWTNEDMKINSDFLRGTIVESIADPTTGNIHPYDAQLTKFHGCYMQDDRDIRDIRKAQGLEPLYSFMSRIRLPGGQLTPEQWLAMDKISSTVGNGTMKVTTRATFQLHGIIKQNMKHAIRAMNSVLLDTLAACGDVNRNVVVTALPANAKVHTQVAKMGANISEYFLPKTTAYHEIWLEGLDDRDDDKSWPETFANRKEGPRKKKTLVSGNALVDIEPIYGPTYLPRKFKVNIAVPPYNDVDVFSSDIGLIAILDEATHEVIGYNMYAGGGMGTTHNNKKTYPRTGSLLGFVKPEDVIPAIQSVMIIQRDSGDRKERKHARLKYTIDDMGNDVFREKVEEGMGKKFGPERPYEFKSNIDYFGWVKDETGLNHFTAFIENGRIVDTPDAPQKTGLRKVAELLQKNKSGQFRLTANQHVLISNIEDQHLDGVKAILKAYQLDNNSLSALRLGSSSCVGLPTCGLAMAESERYLPVLITQIEDILEEYGLRHDSVIMRMTGCANGCSRPWLAELALIGKAPHTYNLMLGGGYYGQRINKLYRASVKDDDILDILKPLFKRWALEREEGEHFGDFLIRVGIVNATTEGKYFHDDIKEDAY